From the Cervus elaphus chromosome 20, mCerEla1.1, whole genome shotgun sequence genome, one window contains:
- the LOC122677491 gene encoding SS18-like protein 2 → MLVAFVLDWLRGKAEVNQETIQRLLEENDQLIHCIAKYQNKSRANEYVQYQHVLHRNLIYLATIADVNPTSAS, encoded by the coding sequence ATGTTGGTGGCTTTCGTACTGGACTGGCTGAGAGGGAAGGCAGAAGTCAATCAGGAGACCATCCAGCGGCTCCTGGAGGAGAATGACCAGCTGATCCACTGTATTGCAAAATATCAGAACAAAAGCCGGGCAAATGAGTACGTCCAGTACCAGCATGTGTTACACAGAAATCTCATTTATTTGGCTACCATCGCAGATGTCAACCCAACCAGTGCTTCATAA